A single Drechmeria coniospora strain ARSEF 6962 chromosome 03, whole genome shotgun sequence DNA region contains:
- a CDS encoding ribose-phosphate pyrophosphokinase: protein MPAVLPYFPYSRQSKKKSHRGAITARMLANLLGVAGVKHVITVDLHASQMQGFFKCPVDNLHAEPIIAKWIRRNVPNWREAVVVSKNAGGTKRVTSLADALKLNFGLVTTDRKRGTNMAGSMTINHLDADELQDARGSSPNNIPDIVPPGNIERISARNPRVVADSRGSPVRCAQGVSKPLGTLASFATDVNITTTRSPEQPAICDQDYDDRRAQEVIHGRLVQGHIVEDDFPSPPRSLTETSVQEEDPMTVSHASSFFVPEGQVLGGGGDQAASSDEEDNVFQNPKAEHMITLVGNVRNRTVFIVDDMIDKPGSWIAAAETVVKKGLAKKVYCIATHGVFGGDCLEQLQACECIDIIVVTNSFPINQDRAKMTSKLVILDLSFLLAEAIRRNHYGESISPLFQHTGD from the coding sequence ATGCCAGCTGTTCTACCATACTTCCCGTACAGCCGCCAGTCCAAAAAAAAGTCGCACAGGGGTGCAATCACCGCGCGAATGCTTGCAAATTTGCTTGGGGTTGCCGGTGTAAAACACGTCATCACTGTGGACCTTCATGCCTCACAAATGCAAGGCTTCTTCAAGTGCCCTGTGGACAATCTTCACGCCGAACCCATCATCGCTAAATGGATCCGTCGAAATGTCCCTAACTGGCGCGAAGCTGTTGTGGTATCGAAAAATGCTGGGGGTACTAAAAGAGTCACATCACTCGCCGACGCTCTGAAGCTTAACTTTGGCCTGGTCACCACAGATAGGAAACGCGGGACAAACATGGCTGGCAGTATGACAATCAATCATCTCGACGCAGACGAGCTCCAAGATGCTCGCGGAAGTTCTCCCAACAATATTCCAGATATTGTACCTCCTGGGAATATCGAGCGGATTTCAGCCAGAAATCCTAGGGTTGTCGCAGACTCTCGAGGTTCACCAGTTCGATGTGCTCAAGGTGTGTCGAAGCCCCTAGGCACCCTCGCATCGTTTGCCACCGATGTAAATATCACGACGACGCGAAGTCCAGAGCAACCAGCGATCTGTGACCAAGACTACGACGATCGACGTGCACAGGAGGTGATCCACGGCCGCTTGGTCCAGGGTCACATAGTGGAGGATGACTTCCCGTCTCCGCCAAGGTCCTTGACTGAAACCAGTGTGCAGGAAGAGGACCCAATGACAGTATCTCACGCCTCATCTTTCTTCGTTCCGGAAGGGCAGGTtcttggtggtggtggtgatcAAGCAGCCAGttcggacgaggaagacaACGTATTTCAGAATCCAAAAGCCGAACATATGATCACCCTCGTTGGGAACGTGAGGAACCGGACCGTCTTCATTGTTGATGACATGATTGACAAACCAGGATCTTGgatcgccgctgccgagacAGTGGTGAAGAAGGGATTGGCCAAGAAAGTTTACTGCATTGCAACGCATGGCGTTTTTGGTGGAGACTGCCTGGAGCAGCTGCAGGCATGTGAGTGTATTGATATCATCGTTGTCACAAACAGCTTCCCCATCAACCAGGACCGGGCCAAGATGACCAGCAAGCTGGTCATTCTGGATCTGTCTTTTCTCCTGGCTGAAGCCATTCGCCGCAATCACTACGGCGAGTCAATATCCCCACTGTTTCAGCATACCGGCGACTAA
- a CDS encoding major facilitator superfamily transporter, whose translation MGNSDESTAWAEGDAAMELGSHPAPPFKNAVVSTWRFWLLSVGVGLGLFLSMMDSSVVATSLYTIGTEYQSLDSVNWVALAYTLAYLGCAVTFARFSDVMGRRNSFTIAYAIFFAFSLACGFSQNMPQLIIFRSIQGIGGSGLYSLSMTILPEMCPMHLRQYIGSIIGLVIAASGLLGPVLGGILTHYASWRWVFWIKYAPHRLNLSIALGPIGIVSISIFLLTWPKPGRVPTNQRGTWRKFDYPGSFLVIAASVLVVFAFQNAGESLQPVWGDAVFIAPLGAGVFGWVALLGWEYAAETRFRGRFSPAFPVSLFKNRAYMAAAASTLFLGYPYLLLIYSFPLRAQVVCGKSPLGAGVMLLPMLGTSAVGSAVSGKINSKKNFLCETIFVGACLMTLGCGLLTSVSTVRDDTKALGFLTFAGLGFGLSTAAATMLVNVEAPAHDHGKASKMASCSAMLRR comes from the exons ATGGGAAATTCTGATGAATCGACCGCCTGGGCAGAAGGTGACGCAGCCATGGAGCTAGGGAGCCATCCAGCACCACCTTTCAAGAACGCCGTGGTCTCGACTTGGCGTTTCTGGCTTCTTAGTGTTGG CGTAGGTTTAGGCCTCTTTTTGTCCATGATGGACTCGTCCGTCGTTGCAACCAGTCTCTACACGATTGGAACCGAGTACCAAAGCCTCGACTCTGTCAACTGGGTTGCCCTCGCATACACACTGGCATATCTTGGCTGCGCTGTTACTTTTGCTCGATTCTCGGATGTCATGGGGAGGCGCAACTCTTTCACCATCGCCTACGCCATCTTCTTTGCCTTTTCTCTCGCATGTGGCTTCTCCCAGAATATGCCTCAGCTGATCATTTTCCGCTCCATTCAAGGGATTGGAGGGTCCG GTTTATACTCCCTCTCCATGACCATACTCCCTGAGATGTGCCCCATGCATCTGCGTCAGTACATCGGAAGCATCATCGGCCTTGTCATTGCCGCGTCCGGGCTCTTGGGCCCTGTGCTAGGCGGTATATTAACCCACTATGCCAGCTGGCGATGGGTTTTTTGGATAAAGTACGCGCCACACAGATTAAACCTTAGCATTGCCCT CGGACCCATCGGGATTGTGTCGATATCCATCTTCCTCCTCACTTGGCCTAAACCCGGCCGGGTTCCGACCAACCAACGGGGCACCTGGAGGAAGTTCGACTATCCCGGTTCGTTTCTGGTCATCGCTGCCTCGGTGCTGGTTGTTTTCGCATTTCAGAATGCGGGCGAATCCTTACAGCCGGTTTGGGGCGATGCGGTGTTTATAGCAccgctcggcgccggcgtgtTTGGGTGGGTGGCATTGCTCGGATGGGAATACGCGGCAGAAACAAGGTTCCGCGGCCGCTTTTCGCCCGCCTTCCCTGTCAGTCTCTTTAAAAACAGGGCTTACATGGCAGCCGCTGCGTCGACTCTCTTCCTCGGCTACCCCTACCTGCTCCTCATCTACTCGTTTCCCCTGAGAGCACAGGTGGTCTGCGGAAAGAGCccgctcggcgccggcgtcatgCTGCTGCCGATGCTCGGCACGTCGGCCGTGGGTAGCGCAGTCAGCGGCAAAATCAACTCGAAGAAGAATTTTCTTTGCGAGACAATCTTCGTTGGGGCATGTCTCATGACGCTAGGCTGCGGGCTCCTGACTTCCGTTTCCACAGTTAGGGATGATACCAAGGCACTAGGCTTCCTTACTTTCGCAGGCCTAGGATTCGGTCTatccacggcggcggcgacgatgcttGTAAACGTGGAAGCTCCGGCTCACGACCATGGTAAGGCCTCAAAGATGGCGTCGTGTTCCGCAATGCTTCGCCGCTGA
- a CDS encoding short chain dehydrogenase, which yields MASLAAAKRLMGKTILITGASSGIGRSTALGFARTCPNDLRLILAARRIDVLRELATEIANEVGIGVKLLPVKLDVSKSDEVRAFVGNLPTEWRDIDILVNNAGLVKGVARAPEIDEGDMNVVFSTNVTGLINVTQAVLPIFQKRPDGGKGDIINIGSIAGREPYPGGSIYCASKAAVRSFTDSLRKELIATRIRVIEIDPGQVETDFSLVRFYGDKSKAQAVYA from the exons ATGGCTTCTCTGGCTGCTGCCAAACGCCTCATGGGCAAGACCATCCTCATCACTGGCGCCTCCTCTGGAATCGGGCGCTCGACCGCTCTCGGATTCGCCCGTACCTGTCCAAATGACCTGCgtctcatcctcgccgcccgccgtATCGACGTTCTCCGGGAGCTCGCCACCGAGATCGCGAACGAGGTCGGCATTGGGGTCAAGCTTCTTCCCGTCAAACTCGACGTCAGCAAGTCAGACGAAGTCCGTGCCTTTGTCGGCAACCTACCCACAGAATGGAGAGACATCGATATTCTTGTTAATAATGC TGGCCTGGTCAAGGGTGTGGCGCGGGCCCCCGAGATTGATGAAGGTGACATGAACGTTGTCTTCTCTACAAACGTTACCGGCCTCATCAACGTTACCCAAGCGGTCCTTCCCATCTTCCAAAAGCGGCCagacggcggcaaaggcgacATAATCAATATTGGCTCCATTGCTG GTCGAGAGCCATACCCGGGCGGCTCCATTTATTGCGCGAGCAAGGCTGCCGTCCGTAGCTTCACCGACAGTTTGAGAAAGGAACTCATAGCTACCCGGATAAGGGTCATCGAGATTGACCCTGGTCAAGTCGAGACG GACTTTTCCCTCGTCAGATTCTACGGTGACAAGTCCAAGGCACAAGCCGTTTACGCGTAG